One window of Oscillibacter hominis genomic DNA carries:
- a CDS encoding prepilin-type N-terminal cleavage/methylation domain-containing protein translates to MKKGFTLMEMLIVVAIIAVLAAIAVPTFAHRMDTTREVVCSANRRTLRQEVTLSRFQNSAVSLKELNQMVADRGVTCPGGGSYSVEQTGDACLVVCSKHTKKVDGSLLVDQFAKGLQAVLDANSEMNSKWTDSTSNTRVDSGGRNWAPTVTGAMDRYPDLAIQSWVILNNKTGSSPAGVEYVWSTYDVSTGAYKQVPAISYSVDTGKYSVAMSNVALYSSTDASDGSLYSYYVFANNAQNSGFNHTGDKNLTYEEALSLYNQLSPVKK, encoded by the coding sequence ATGAAAAAGGGATTTACTTTGATGGAGATGCTGATTGTTGTAGCGATCATTGCTGTACTGGCGGCGATTGCGGTTCCGACGTTTGCCCACCGCATGGACACTACCCGTGAGGTAGTCTGTTCGGCCAACCGCAGGACACTGCGCCAGGAGGTCACCTTATCCCGGTTTCAGAACAGCGCAGTGTCTCTAAAGGAGCTTAATCAAATGGTCGCGGATCGCGGCGTCACCTGCCCCGGCGGAGGCTCCTATTCCGTGGAGCAGACGGGCGATGCCTGTCTGGTGGTCTGCTCCAAGCATACCAAAAAGGTGGACGGCAGCTTGCTGGTGGATCAGTTTGCCAAGGGCTTGCAGGCTGTGTTGGACGCCAACAGCGAGATGAACAGCAAATGGACGGACTCCACCAGCAATACACGGGTGGATTCCGGCGGAAGAAATTGGGCTCCCACTGTGACCGGAGCGATGGATCGATATCCCGATCTGGCCATCCAGTCCTGGGTGATTTTAAATAATAAGACAGGCTCCTCCCCTGCCGGAGTGGAATACGTCTGGTCCACCTACGACGTCAGCACCGGGGCATATAAGCAGGTTCCGGCGATCTCCTACTCAGTCGATACGGGAAAATACTCTGTGGCGATGAGCAATGTGGCGCTGTACAGCAGTACGGACGCCTCTGACGGCAGCCTGTATTCCTATTATGTCTTTGCGAACAATGCCCAGAACAGTGGGTTCAATCATACCGGGGATAAGAATTTGACTTATGAAGAGGCCCTGTCACTCTACAACCAACTGAGTCCGGTAAAAAAATAG
- a CDS encoding glutamate-5-semialdehyde dehydrogenase has protein sequence MDHLHELAGRVKAAAKELALYSTETKNRGLASIADALEARRAEILAANAQDVAEAEQNGVRPTMVDRLTLTDERIDSMAKGVRDVMALPDPVGEVMETVHRPNGLEIQKVRVPLGVIGIIYEARPNVTVDSAALCLKSGNAAFLRGGKEAFRSNMTLMSILRDALAQAGLNSDCMLLLDDTSHEMAREMMQLRGYIDVLIPRGGAGLIRSVLDNASLPVIETGTGNCHLYVDQSADLAMAVELLFNGKCSRPSVCNALETVLVHQDAAPAFLPAAKARLDEASVEWRGCPRTCALLPGIQPAAEQDYIDEFNDYILASRVVDSLDEALEHIAKYSTHHSECIVTQDPESARRFSAEVDAAAVYVNASTRFTDGGEFGLGAEIGISTQKMHARGPMGLRELTSYKYLIHGDGQIR, from the coding sequence ATGGATCATCTGCATGAACTGGCGGGCCGCGTGAAAGCGGCTGCAAAAGAACTGGCCCTTTACAGCACGGAGACAAAAAACCGGGGCCTTGCCTCCATTGCCGACGCGCTGGAAGCCCGCAGGGCGGAAATCCTTGCCGCCAACGCCCAGGATGTGGCGGAGGCGGAGCAAAACGGCGTCCGCCCCACCATGGTGGACCGGCTGACGCTGACGGACGAGCGCATCGATTCCATGGCAAAGGGCGTTCGTGACGTGATGGCGCTGCCGGACCCCGTGGGCGAGGTGATGGAAACGGTGCACCGTCCCAACGGCCTGGAAATTCAAAAGGTGCGGGTTCCCCTGGGCGTAATCGGCATCATCTATGAGGCACGTCCCAATGTCACCGTGGATTCCGCGGCGCTCTGCCTCAAATCCGGCAACGCCGCCTTTCTCCGGGGCGGCAAGGAGGCATTCCGCTCCAATATGACGCTGATGTCCATCCTGCGCGATGCCCTGGCTCAGGCGGGCCTGAATTCGGACTGCATGCTGCTGCTGGACGACACCTCCCACGAGATGGCCCGGGAGATGATGCAGCTGCGGGGCTATATCGACGTCTTAATTCCCAGAGGCGGTGCGGGGCTGATCCGCAGCGTGTTGGACAACGCCTCTTTGCCGGTCATTGAAACCGGCACCGGAAACTGCCACCTCTATGTGGATCAAAGCGCCGACCTTGCCATGGCGGTGGAGCTGCTGTTCAACGGCAAGTGCTCCCGTCCGTCGGTCTGCAACGCCCTGGAAACCGTTCTCGTGCATCAGGACGCAGCCCCGGCCTTCCTGCCTGCCGCAAAGGCCAGGCTGGACGAGGCCAGCGTGGAGTGGCGTGGCTGCCCGCGCACCTGTGCCCTGTTGCCCGGCATCCAGCCCGCCGCAGAGCAGGATTACATCGATGAATTCAACGACTACATACTGGCATCCCGGGTGGTGGACAGCTTGGACGAGGCGCTGGAGCACATTGCAAAATACTCCACCCACCACAGCGAATGCATCGTCACACAGGACCCCGAATCCGCCAGACGCTTCAGTGCTGAAGTGGACGCGGCGGCTGTCTACGTCAACGCCTCCACCCGGTTTACCGACGGCGGTGAGTTCGGCTTGGGCGCGGAAATCGGCATTTCCACCCAAAAAATGCATGCCCGGGGGCCCATGGGCCTGCGGGAACTGACGTCTTATAAGTATTTGATTCACGGAGACGGGCAGATTCGATAA
- the proB gene encoding glutamate 5-kinase has protein sequence MSQISEAKRIVIKIGTSTLAYATGRINIRRFELLCKVLSDLKNSGREIVLVSSGAVGVGVAKLGLPERPKDIPGKQATAAVGQCELMYLYDKLFLEKNHKVAQILLTRDGFEQPQRRQNMKNTFDRLLSLGAIPIVNENDTVATEELEFGDNDTLSSMVAALTEADALIILSDIDGLYDSDPHKNPDAKLIPVVDQIDSHIEEIAGGSVSGLGTGGMSTKIQAAKIAGKAGVTMAIINGSDPNLLYDLLDGKTVGTVFTAGK, from the coding sequence ATGAGCCAAATCAGTGAAGCAAAGAGAATCGTCATCAAAATCGGCACCAGCACCCTGGCCTATGCCACGGGGCGGATCAACATCCGCCGGTTTGAGCTGTTGTGCAAGGTGCTCTCCGACCTGAAAAACTCCGGCCGCGAGATCGTTCTGGTCTCTTCCGGCGCCGTGGGAGTCGGAGTGGCCAAACTGGGCCTTCCGGAACGGCCCAAAGACATACCGGGAAAGCAGGCCACTGCCGCTGTGGGACAGTGCGAGCTGATGTATCTTTACGATAAGCTGTTCCTGGAAAAAAATCACAAGGTGGCCCAGATCCTCCTGACCCGGGACGGGTTTGAACAGCCCCAGCGCCGGCAGAACATGAAAAACACCTTTGACCGCCTGCTCAGCCTGGGCGCCATCCCCATTGTCAATGAAAACGACACGGTGGCCACGGAGGAGCTGGAATTCGGCGACAACGACACCCTCTCCTCCATGGTGGCCGCCCTGACTGAGGCCGACGCCTTGATCATCCTCTCCGACATCGACGGGCTCTATGACTCCGATCCCCATAAAAACCCCGATGCCAAGCTGATCCCCGTGGTGGATCAGATCGACTCCCATATCGAGGAAATCGCCGGCGGTTCCGTCTCCGGACTCGGCACCGGCGGGATGAGCACCAAAATCCAGGCCGCGAAAATCGCCGGGAAGGCCGGCGTCACCATGGCCATCATCAATGGCTCAGACCCCAACCTCCTCTATGATCTGTTAGATGGGAAAACGGTGGGGACTGTGTTTACGGCAGGAAAGTGA
- a CDS encoding DUF3795 domain-containing protein: MKGFRRDNLLFSLCGLNCGLCPMQLGGYCPGCGGGEGNQPCAIARCTLARGGVEYCFECGSFPCERYEGIDQFDSFITHRNRRRNMEQASEMGMEAYCAQQREKAAALQELLSRYNDGRRKTLFCTAVNLLELEDVRAIAEELRVMPGQREMPIREKAAHAASLLQDAARKRNIDLKLRKKKKS, encoded by the coding sequence GTGAAAGGATTCCGGAGGGATAACCTGCTCTTTTCGCTCTGCGGGCTCAACTGCGGACTCTGTCCCATGCAGTTGGGAGGCTACTGTCCAGGCTGCGGCGGCGGGGAAGGAAACCAGCCCTGTGCCATTGCAAGGTGCACCCTGGCCCGCGGCGGCGTGGAATACTGCTTTGAGTGCGGTTCGTTTCCCTGTGAAAGGTATGAGGGTATCGACCAGTTTGACTCGTTCATCACCCACAGAAACCGCAGGCGGAATATGGAGCAGGCGTCGGAGATGGGTATGGAAGCATATTGCGCCCAGCAGAGGGAGAAGGCGGCGGCTTTGCAGGAGCTTTTGTCGCGTTATAACGACGGAAGGCGAAAGACGCTGTTTTGCACCGCGGTCAACTTGCTGGAGCTGGAGGATGTGCGGGCGATTGCGGAGGAACTCCGGGTCATGCCTGGCCAGAGGGAAATGCCGATCCGGGAAAAGGCGGCTCATGCGGCCTCCTTGCTCCAGGATGCTGCCCGGAAGCGGAACATCGATCTTAAGCTGCGCAAAAAGAAAAAGAGCTGA
- the fliB gene encoding flagellin lysine-N-methylase has product MIRCVPDYYNDFRCLAERCPHSCCIGWEVMVDDDTAAFYQSVPGELGQRLRQALQRDEDGAYCFPLQGGRCPFLERSGLCEVYRRLGEARTSFICRTHPRFFDDYGSRREESLCASCPEVVRLVLSRDAQFTESDWEGPSGQTPSLLNPLLRCRDRALAILRREGTPLREKLGELLLFANEVQSRIDEGEEASLPQFAEEWTAPDLPIPDERHRAEVWPHVLELLQSLECLGSDWSSLLQTGRNSGGVPLYHAPELWGQRTAVYFLFRYWLHSVWDGDVLSRAELCVLATAVTGSLSAPYPDCLRMFCREIEHCDENLEALQEAFCHRFRLIDLLGLM; this is encoded by the coding sequence ATGATACGCTGTGTCCCGGATTATTACAATGACTTCCGCTGCCTGGCCGAGCGCTGCCCCCACAGCTGCTGCATTGGCTGGGAGGTGATGGTGGACGACGATACCGCCGCTTTCTACCAAAGCGTGCCGGGCGAACTGGGCCAGAGGCTGCGCCAGGCGCTGCAGCGGGATGAGGACGGCGCATACTGCTTTCCGCTCCAGGGCGGACGCTGTCCCTTTTTGGAGCGCAGCGGCCTCTGTGAGGTCTATCGCCGCCTGGGCGAAGCGCGGACCAGCTTCATCTGCCGCACCCATCCCCGGTTTTTTGACGACTACGGCTCCCGCCGCGAGGAGAGCCTCTGCGCCTCCTGCCCCGAGGTGGTCCGGCTGGTGCTTTCCCGTGACGCCCAGTTCACAGAATCGGATTGGGAAGGCCCCTCCGGTCAGACCCCCTCCCTGCTGAATCCGCTGCTGCGCTGCCGGGACAGGGCTCTTGCAATCCTCCGCCGGGAGGGCACTCCGCTTCGGGAAAAGTTGGGGGAGCTGCTCCTCTTTGCCAACGAGGTCCAGTCGCGGATTGACGAGGGCGAGGAAGCGTCTCTCCCGCAATTCGCTGAGGAGTGGACGGCTCCGGACCTGCCCATCCCGGATGAAAGACACCGCGCCGAAGTCTGGCCCCATGTGCTGGAGCTGCTGCAAAGCTTAGAGTGCCTGGGCAGTGACTGGAGCAGCCTGCTCCAAACAGGGAGGAACAGCGGCGGTGTACCCCTCTATCACGCACCGGAGCTGTGGGGACAGCGGACCGCCGTCTATTTTCTGTTCCGGTACTGGCTGCACAGCGTCTGGGACGGCGATGTCCTCTCCCGGGCGGAACTGTGCGTGCTGGCCACGGCGGTGACCGGTTCTCTCAGCGCGCCCTATCCCGACTGCCTGCGGATGTTCTGCCGGGAGATCGAGCACTGCGACGAAAACCTGGAAGCCCTGCAGGAGGCGTTCTGCCATCGCTTCCGCCTCATAGACCTGCTGGGCCTCATGTAA
- a CDS encoding heparan-alpha-glucosaminide N-acetyltransferase, whose protein sequence is MYSSFLRRVPCGFAQQPAGAALAYGCQSATAKHANRRGWIDSIRGFTLMQMIAYHALWDLVHLYGVKISWFTGAGGFLWQQSICWTFILLSGFCWSYGSRPLRRGLTVFTAGAIVSLTTVVVAPDQVILFGVLTLISSCMLIMIPLNCLMRKLPPVIGLLLSGALFLFTRTVPSGHMVFGLITLPPELYCGLLSAYLGFPPASFYSTDYFPMLPWMFLFFMGYFFSRCMPTPSLSSGAFSGTATLRFLGRNSLPVYLAHQPVLYAAFALICD, encoded by the coding sequence ATGTACTCCTCCTTTTTGCGCCGTGTTCCCTGCGGCTTTGCGCAGCAGCCGGCGGGAGCAGCCTTGGCATACGGCTGCCAGAGCGCCACTGCAAAGCACGCAAACCGCCGGGGCTGGATTGACAGCATCCGGGGATTCACCCTGATGCAGATGATCGCCTATCATGCTCTTTGGGATCTGGTCCACCTGTATGGAGTGAAGATTTCCTGGTTTACCGGAGCTGGAGGGTTCCTCTGGCAGCAGAGCATCTGCTGGACCTTCATCCTGCTGTCCGGATTTTGCTGGTCCTATGGAAGCCGCCCTCTGCGGCGGGGACTCACCGTCTTCACAGCCGGTGCAATCGTCTCACTGACCACCGTCGTTGTGGCGCCGGACCAGGTCATTTTGTTCGGCGTGCTGACCCTGATCTCCTCCTGCATGCTCATCATGATCCCTCTGAACTGCCTGATGCGGAAGCTGCCTCCGGTCATAGGGCTCCTGCTCAGCGGAGCGCTCTTTCTCTTCACCCGGACCGTACCCTCCGGCCACATGGTCTTTGGCTTGATTACACTTCCGCCGGAGCTTTACTGCGGCCTGCTGAGCGCCTATCTGGGCTTCCCTCCCGCCTCCTTTTACTCCACGGACTATTTTCCCATGCTTCCCTGGATGTTCCTCTTTTTTATGGGCTACTTTTTCAGCCGCTGCATGCCAACCCCCAGCCTTTCCTCCGGCGCTTTCTCCGGGACGGCCACCCTGCGCTTTTTAGGCCGCAATTCCCTGCCTGTCTACCTTGCGCATCAGCCTGTCCTGTACGCCGCGTTCGCTTTGATCTGCGATTAA
- a CDS encoding aldo/keto reductase, whose protein sequence is MRYRTLGRTGLQVSEIALGCEGFVQQGDEFAREMFRLALDSGVNCMDLYSPNPDVQRRVGKAIHERRERFILQAHLCTIWQDGQYRATRKIEEVRGAFETMLNHLNTDYVDIGMIHYVDSRQLWGEIAEGPVMRYALEQKAAGHIRCIGVSSHNPDAALTAVESGLVDVLMFSVNPCYDLLPGDENCETLWLEDSYSAQLTNMNPERVRLYEACQRLGVGITVMKAFGGGDLLDANLSPAGAALTPVQCIHYALTRPAVACVMSGARSLEDLRASLAYETASEEEKDYAAAFASFPRIRWEGHCMYCGHCAPCPKGIDVATVTKFLNLAKAQGAVPETVREHYRALPHAAGECIRCGACERRCPFGVSAMENMREASSVFGS, encoded by the coding sequence ATGCGTTACCGCACACTGGGCCGGACCGGCCTTCAGGTCAGCGAGATCGCCCTTGGCTGCGAGGGATTTGTGCAGCAGGGTGACGAGTTTGCCCGTGAGATGTTCCGCCTTGCCCTGGACAGCGGCGTCAACTGCATGGATTTATACAGCCCCAACCCCGACGTACAGCGGCGGGTGGGGAAGGCCATCCACGAACGGAGAGAACGGTTTATCCTGCAGGCCCACCTCTGCACGATCTGGCAGGATGGCCAGTACAGGGCCACACGAAAAATAGAGGAGGTGCGGGGTGCCTTTGAAACCATGCTCAATCACTTGAACACCGATTACGTGGACATCGGCATGATCCACTATGTGGATTCCCGTCAGCTGTGGGGGGAGATCGCCGAAGGGCCCGTGATGCGTTATGCCCTGGAGCAGAAGGCCGCCGGGCACATCCGCTGCATCGGCGTCAGCAGCCACAATCCGGATGCCGCCCTAACGGCGGTGGAAAGCGGGCTTGTCGATGTGCTGATGTTCAGCGTCAACCCCTGTTACGATCTGCTGCCCGGTGATGAAAACTGCGAAACCCTGTGGCTGGAGGACAGCTACTCGGCGCAGCTGACCAATATGAATCCGGAGCGTGTGCGGCTGTATGAGGCCTGCCAGCGGCTGGGAGTGGGGATTACGGTGATGAAGGCCTTTGGCGGCGGCGACCTGCTGGATGCCAACCTCTCGCCCGCCGGGGCTGCGCTGACTCCCGTTCAGTGCATTCACTACGCCCTGACCCGTCCGGCGGTGGCCTGCGTGATGTCCGGGGCCCGGAGCCTGGAGGATCTGCGCGCATCCCTGGCCTATGAGACTGCCTCGGAGGAGGAAAAGGACTATGCAGCCGCGTTTGCCTCGTTCCCCCGCATCAGGTGGGAGGGGCACTGTATGTACTGCGGCCACTGCGCGCCCTGCCCCAAAGGCATTGACGTGGCCACGGTGACAAAATTCCTGAACCTGGCCAAGGCCCAGGGCGCGGTTCCGGAGACGGTGCGTGAACACTATAGGGCCCTGCCCCACGCCGCCGGGGAGTGCATCCGATGTGGAGCCTGCGAGCGGCGCTGCCCCTTTGGCGTGAGCGCCATGGAAAACATGAGGGAGGCGTCGTCGGTATTCGGCTCATAA
- a CDS encoding MerR family transcriptional regulator, whose translation MTIAEVSKQYGLSADTLRYYERIGLIPPVPRNESGIRDYDEDSCGWVELMKCMRAAGVQIEALIEYVALFRQGDETIDARKALLMDQRNRLISRMADMQASLDRLNEKIDLYEQGLMVKEKLLKR comes from the coding sequence ATGACAATTGCCGAGGTGAGCAAACAGTATGGCCTGTCGGCGGATACCCTGCGCTATTATGAGCGCATTGGCCTCATCCCGCCGGTGCCGCGAAATGAAAGCGGCATCCGGGACTATGACGAGGACTCCTGTGGATGGGTGGAGCTGATGAAGTGCATGCGCGCCGCTGGAGTGCAGATTGAGGCGCTGATTGAATATGTGGCGCTGTTCCGACAGGGGGATGAGACCATCGATGCCCGCAAAGCGCTGCTGATGGATCAGCGGAACCGTCTGATCTCCCGCATGGCGGATATGCAGGCGTCGCTGGACCGGCTCAACGAGAAGATCGACCTCTATGAGCAGGGCCTAATGGTGAAAGAGAAGCTTTTGAAGCGATGA